Proteins encoded together in one Meiothermus sp. QL-1 window:
- a CDS encoding branched-chain amino acid ABC transporter permease, with the protein MGFSELLIILPQTVLEGLLLGFVYAMVALGYTMVYGVLGLINFAHSEVFMIGAVIGLEVFRFWGNPQAPVIANPFLLLLVALLFAAIGSGIMAVLVERFAYRPLRKRGSKNILVPLITAIGVSFLLQDLTRIYAALRHNEFNMQYRTYDALNTVIELPLQTTIQVKGLIIIVVSVIMLLALTYLVNRTRLGKAIRAVSQDMQTASLMGINPDVIISRTFLIGGALGGVAGVLFGLLYTNVTPYSGVLPGLKAFTSAVLGGIGNIPGAMVGGLILGQLETISGTYLPFLTNGNFGTEYKDVFAFLTLVLLLLFRPQGIFGQNVSEKV; encoded by the coding sequence TTGGGGTTTTCCGAACTGCTCATCATCCTGCCGCAGACCGTGCTGGAAGGGCTGCTGCTGGGTTTCGTGTACGCCATGGTGGCCCTGGGCTACACCATGGTCTACGGGGTGCTGGGCCTCATCAACTTCGCCCACTCCGAGGTCTTCATGATCGGAGCGGTGATCGGGCTCGAGGTCTTCCGCTTCTGGGGCAACCCCCAGGCCCCGGTCATCGCCAACCCGTTTTTGCTCCTCCTGGTGGCCCTCCTCTTTGCCGCCATCGGCTCGGGCATCATGGCGGTGCTGGTGGAACGCTTCGCCTACCGACCCCTGAGGAAGCGGGGCAGCAAAAACATCCTGGTGCCCCTTATTACGGCCATCGGGGTCTCGTTCTTGCTGCAGGACCTGACCCGCATCTACGCCGCCCTCCGCCACAACGAGTTCAACATGCAGTACCGCACCTACGATGCCCTAAACACGGTAATCGAGCTGCCCCTGCAGACCACCATCCAGGTCAAGGGGCTCATCATCATCGTGGTCTCGGTGATCATGCTCCTCGCCCTCACCTACCTGGTCAACCGCACCCGGCTGGGCAAGGCCATCCGCGCAGTCTCGCAGGACATGCAGACAGCCTCCTTGATGGGCATCAACCCCGATGTCATCATCTCCCGTACCTTCCTGATCGGAGGGGCGCTGGGGGGGGTGGCGGGCGTGCTCTTCGGTCTGCTCTACACCAACGTCACCCCCTACTCGGGTGTGCTCCCCGGGCTCAAGGCCTTCACCTCGGCGGTGCTGGGCGGCATCGGCAACATTCCCGGGGCCATGGTGGGGGGGCTCATCCTGGGGCAGCTCGAGACCATCTCTGGCACCTACCTGCCCTTCCTCACCAACGGCAACTTCGGCACCGAGTACAAGGACGTCTTCGCCTTTTTGACCCTGGTTTTGCTGCTCCTCTTCAGGCCCCAGGGCATCTTCGGCCAGAATGTGAGTGAGAAGGTATGA
- a CDS encoding branched-chain amino acid ABC transporter permease: MNGLALPFTLAFTALSILGAVLAPENSLVNLALLASVALASLGRIPTAWRSGLLAVLTLTLTLLLRLNPSDKLAFYGLLGVLVACFLLPNLSTLVRVALGAAILFIAVPIAGLTNSFLFELGIQIGIFAALALGLNVVVGQAGLLDLGFAAFFAIGAYTWGIFGSPQAAQFIQGYPPGGLPGNYLYLFMALAIITAAITGVLIGLPALRLRGDYLAIVTLGLGEVVRILANNLDKPVNITNGPQGITPVNRPEVGFLTEFLQWIGADRIYGKPIDSYITYAFFFYLLVLMVIGVVILVNIRLANSRFGRAWVAIREDEIAAKAMGIPLLPTKLLAFATGAAFSGIMGAVFAAKQTFVSPESFTLQASINILAFVILGGMGSISGAVVGAAAVTVLNIGILKDFSDLLNTWRQTGVTILGYNMANLPPQLNPAKYERLVYGLILILMMIFRPEGLVPEQRHRVEMQEARQEAREGTR; this comes from the coding sequence ATGAACGGCCTAGCCCTCCCCTTCACCCTGGCCTTTACCGCCCTCTCCATCCTCGGGGCCGTCCTGGCACCGGAGAACAGCCTGGTGAACCTGGCCCTTCTGGCCTCGGTGGCCCTGGCGAGCCTGGGGAGAATCCCCACCGCCTGGCGCTCGGGCCTGCTCGCGGTGCTCACCCTAACCCTCACGCTTCTGCTGCGCCTCAACCCCAGCGACAAGCTGGCCTTCTACGGCCTGCTCGGCGTGCTTGTGGCCTGCTTTTTGCTCCCCAATCTTTCCACCCTGGTGCGGGTGGCCCTCGGCGCGGCCATCCTCTTCATCGCCGTGCCCATCGCCGGGCTCACCAACTCCTTTCTGTTCGAGCTGGGCATCCAGATCGGCATCTTCGCCGCCTTGGCCCTGGGTCTCAACGTGGTGGTGGGGCAGGCCGGGCTTCTTGACCTGGGCTTCGCCGCCTTCTTCGCCATCGGGGCCTACACCTGGGGCATCTTCGGTTCTCCCCAGGCCGCCCAGTTCATCCAGGGCTACCCCCCCGGCGGCCTACCGGGCAACTACCTCTACCTCTTCATGGCCCTGGCCATCATCACCGCGGCCATCACCGGCGTCCTGATCGGCCTGCCAGCCCTGCGGCTCAGGGGCGACTACCTGGCCATCGTCACCCTGGGGCTGGGCGAGGTGGTGCGGATTCTGGCCAACAACCTGGACAAACCCGTCAACATCACCAACGGCCCCCAGGGCATCACCCCCGTCAACCGGCCGGAGGTGGGCTTTCTGACCGAGTTCTTGCAGTGGATCGGGGCCGACAGGATCTACGGCAAGCCCATCGACAGCTACATCACCTACGCCTTTTTCTTCTACCTGCTGGTGCTGATGGTCATCGGGGTGGTGATCCTGGTCAACATCCGGCTGGCCAATTCCCGCTTTGGCCGGGCCTGGGTGGCCATCCGCGAGGACGAAATCGCCGCCAAAGCCATGGGCATTCCCCTGCTGCCCACCAAACTTCTGGCCTTTGCCACCGGTGCGGCCTTCTCCGGCATCATGGGCGCGGTCTTCGCCGCCAAGCAAACCTTCGTCAGCCCTGAGTCCTTCACCCTGCAGGCCTCCATCAACATCCTGGCCTTCGTAATCCTGGGAGGAATGGGCTCCATCAGCGGAGCGGTGGTAGGGGCGGCTGCGGTGACAGTCCTCAACATCGGCATCCTGAAGGACTTCTCTGACCTGTTGAACACCTGGCGCCAGACCGGGGTCACCATCCTGGGCTACAACATGGCCAACCTGCCGCCGCAGCTCAACCCGGCCAAGTACGAGCGGCTGGTCTACGGCCTCATCCTGATCCTGATGATGATCTTCCGGCCCGAGGGCCTCGTCCCCGAGCAGCGACACCGGGTCGAAATGCAGGAGGCCCGCCAGGAGGCCAGGGAGGGAACAAGATGA
- a CDS encoding ABC transporter ATP-binding protein has protein sequence MSELALEVQGATKKFGGLVAVNNVSLEVRAREIFSVIGPNGAGKTTFFNLLTGIYKPDAGRVLFFGQDITGRSPDWVARNGIGRTFQNIRLFKAMTVLENVLVGHHTHTHQSYLDVLLHTPRFFASERKAKQRAMELLAYMNLDKRAEELASSLSYGEQRRLEIARALALEPRLLFLDEPAAGMNEQETEDLKMRVRRLRDDLGLTIVLIEHDMAMVMSISDRIAVLEYGAKIAEGLPHEIRSNPRVIEAYLGRGAAGQAGGTHAPA, from the coding sequence ATGAGCGAGCTGGCCCTAGAAGTGCAGGGGGCCACCAAGAAGTTCGGCGGGCTGGTGGCGGTGAACAACGTGAGCCTGGAGGTGCGCGCCCGGGAGATTTTCTCCGTGATTGGCCCCAACGGAGCAGGCAAGACCACCTTTTTCAACCTGCTCACCGGCATCTACAAACCCGACGCCGGGCGGGTCCTCTTCTTCGGGCAGGACATCACCGGCCGTTCCCCCGACTGGGTGGCCCGCAACGGCATCGGCCGCACCTTCCAGAACATCCGGCTCTTCAAGGCCATGACCGTGCTGGAAAACGTGCTGGTGGGCCACCACACCCACACCCACCAGAGCTACCTGGACGTGCTCCTCCACACCCCGCGCTTTTTCGCCTCGGAGCGGAAGGCCAAGCAGCGGGCCATGGAGCTTCTGGCCTATATGAACCTAGACAAGCGGGCCGAGGAGCTGGCCTCTTCCCTCTCCTACGGAGAGCAGCGGCGGCTGGAGATCGCCCGGGCGCTGGCCCTGGAGCCCAGGCTGCTCTTCCTGGATGAGCCCGCCGCGGGGATGAACGAGCAGGAGACCGAGGACCTGAAGATGCGGGTGCGCAGGCTGCGCGACGACCTGGGACTGACCATCGTGCTTATCGAACACGACATGGCCATGGTGATGAGCATCTCGGACCGAATCGCGGTGCTCGAGTACGGCGCCAAAATCGCCGAGGGGCTGCCGCACGAAATCCGCAGCAACCCCCGGGTCATCGAGGCCTACCTGGGCCGGGGGGCCGCCGGCCAGGCGGGAGGAACCCATGCCCCTGCTTGA
- a CDS encoding ABC transporter ATP-binding protein: MPLLEVKEIHTYYGHIHALKGISLTVEEGEIVTLIGANGAGKSTTLRTISGLNKPRKGEVLYQGQPIHKLPADRIVAMGLGHVPEGRRIFPRMSVEENLDMGGFLIRDPKVLQARKEQVFALFPRLAERRHQKGGTLSGGEQQMLAIGRALMQDPKLLLMDEPSMGLAPVLVDFIFEIIQQLNQQGKTILLVEQNARLALQIAHRGYVLQTGTLTLSGPAKELAARPEIQEAYLGGR; this comes from the coding sequence ATGCCCCTGCTTGAGGTCAAGGAGATCCACACCTACTACGGCCATATCCACGCCCTCAAGGGCATCTCGCTCACGGTGGAGGAGGGCGAGATTGTGACCCTGATTGGGGCCAACGGGGCGGGCAAGAGCACCACCCTGCGCACCATCAGCGGGCTGAACAAACCCCGCAAGGGAGAGGTGCTTTACCAGGGCCAGCCCATCCACAAGCTTCCGGCCGACCGCATCGTGGCCATGGGCCTGGGGCACGTGCCCGAGGGGCGGCGCATCTTTCCCCGCATGAGCGTGGAGGAGAACCTGGACATGGGGGGCTTCCTGATCCGCGACCCCAAGGTCTTGCAGGCCCGCAAGGAGCAGGTCTTCGCCCTCTTCCCCCGCCTGGCCGAGCGACGCCACCAGAAGGGCGGCACCCTCTCAGGGGGCGAACAGCAGATGCTGGCGATTGGCCGCGCGCTGATGCAGGACCCCAAGCTGCTGCTGATGGACGAGCCCTCGATGGGCCTGGCCCCGGTGCTGGTGGATTTCATCTTTGAAATCATCCAGCAGCTCAACCAGCAGGGCAAGACCATTCTGCTGGTGGAGCAGAACGCCCGGCTGGCACTGCAAATTGCCCACCGGGGCTACGTGCTTCAGACCGGCACCCTCACCCTGAGCGGCCCGGCCAAAGAGCTGGCCGCCCGGCCCGAGATTCAGGAAGCCTACCTGGGTGGCCGCTAG
- a CDS encoding cupin domain-containing protein, protein MKPRFAHSAALPGFETPAAFLRPFAGEALMLVRAEAKAGSALPAHAHPHEQITLVFSGRMRLRLGTEWLELGPGDIAYVPPNLEHEALFLEDTVAFDAFHPLREDFLAKLASS, encoded by the coding sequence ATGAAACCCAGATTCGCCCACAGCGCTGCCCTGCCGGGCTTTGAGACCCCTGCGGCCTTTTTGCGCCCTTTTGCCGGGGAGGCGCTGATGCTGGTGCGGGCCGAGGCCAAGGCCGGGAGCGCCCTACCCGCGCATGCCCATCCCCACGAGCAGATTACCCTGGTCTTTTCAGGACGGATGCGGCTTAGGCTGGGGACGGAGTGGCTCGAGCTGGGCCCGGGGGATATCGCCTATGTGCCCCCCAACCTCGAGCACGAGGCCCTGTTCCTGGAGGACACCGTGGCCTTCGACGCCTTCCATCCCTTGCGGGAAGACTTCCTGGCAAAGCTGGCCTCCTCCTGA
- a CDS encoding GNAT family N-acetyltransferase translates to MRLEVTTYYLEMTSPMALRPKREAPEGFLLMKAEIPSAEFQRFLYRSVGGPWYWYEKAHWGYEEWLAYAQNPRLHTWVAYLRGTPAGYFQLELQPEANVEIVYFGLLPQFCGMGLGGHLLTRALEEAWRLGAGRVWVHTCSLDSPAALANYQARGMRLYHSETRLLELPDEKLGPW, encoded by the coding sequence ATGCGGCTCGAGGTCACCACCTACTACCTGGAGATGACCTCCCCCATGGCCCTCCGGCCCAAGCGGGAGGCCCCGGAGGGATTTTTGCTGATGAAGGCCGAGATTCCCAGCGCGGAGTTCCAGCGCTTTCTCTACCGCAGCGTGGGGGGGCCGTGGTACTGGTACGAAAAGGCCCACTGGGGCTACGAGGAGTGGCTGGCCTACGCCCAAAATCCCCGGCTCCACACCTGGGTGGCCTACCTGAGGGGCACCCCGGCCGGGTACTTCCAGCTCGAGCTCCAGCCCGAGGCCAACGTGGAGATCGTCTACTTCGGCCTCCTGCCGCAGTTCTGCGGGATGGGCCTAGGCGGGCACCTGCTTACCCGCGCGCTGGAGGAGGCCTGGCGGCTTGGGGCCGGGCGGGTCTGGGTGCACACCTGCTCGCTCGATAGCCCGGCCGCGCTGGCCAACTACCAGGCCCGGGGCATGCGGCTTTACCACAGCGAAACCCGCCTCCTAGAACTCCCCGACGAGAAGCTGGGCCCCTGGTAG
- a CDS encoding glutathione ABC transporter substrate-binding protein translates to MRKLLALLLLGLSVALAQGRTLVIAQGTDPTTLDAPLATDSPSATVVNHVVETLFEYTPDGKIQPLLVERYSFSPDRRVLTLFLRKGIKFHDGTDFNAEAVKFNLERLISPELASAFAFLLRGRVSAFEVVDSHTLRLRMPEPFAPVLAHLTHSSTGIQSPAAIRRLGAGYRDNPVGTGPYKFDRWQKGQFVELVRNDEYWGKKPAIERLRFLAVPEAATRMALVETGQAHVAVRVPPQDVQRLNARPEIEVVTTPSVRTIFFYFNHTKKPFDDIRVRRAINHAINKEEIVRFVLGGFGRPSDAPISPGIFGYTRVGTYEYNPELARQLLAQAGYTAQNPLRITIHSPNGRYLQDIRVTEAVQSQLRAVGVQAQIQTLEWGAYLAATNQPRERNEIQMAMLGWGTVTGDADYGLYGLFHSSQQAPNGFNRGFYTNPRLDRILDQARVATNPQARQQLYRTAMQIIYNDVPWVFLHSEQQVTAIRREVQGFVVHPTERLIASGASFRTSAER, encoded by the coding sequence ATGCGAAAGCTGCTCGCCCTTCTACTCCTGGGCCTGTCGGTGGCGCTCGCCCAGGGCCGTACCCTGGTCATCGCCCAGGGCACCGACCCCACCACCCTCGATGCCCCCCTGGCCACCGACTCGCCCTCGGCCACGGTGGTCAACCACGTGGTGGAGACCCTTTTCGAGTACACCCCCGACGGCAAGATTCAACCCCTCCTGGTCGAGCGCTACAGCTTTAGCCCGGACCGCAGGGTGCTCACCCTTTTCCTGCGCAAGGGCATCAAATTCCACGACGGCACCGACTTCAACGCCGAGGCGGTGAAGTTCAACCTGGAACGCCTCATCTCACCGGAGCTGGCCTCGGCCTTCGCCTTTTTGCTCCGGGGGCGGGTCTCGGCTTTTGAGGTGGTGGACAGCCACACCCTGCGGCTGCGCATGCCCGAGCCCTTCGCCCCGGTACTGGCCCACCTGACCCACAGCTCCACCGGCATCCAAAGCCCCGCGGCCATCCGTCGGCTGGGCGCAGGGTACCGCGACAACCCCGTGGGCACCGGCCCCTACAAGTTCGACCGCTGGCAGAAGGGGCAGTTCGTGGAGCTGGTGCGCAACGACGAGTACTGGGGGAAGAAGCCGGCCATCGAGCGGCTACGCTTCCTGGCAGTGCCCGAGGCCGCCACCCGTATGGCCCTGGTCGAGACCGGGCAGGCCCACGTGGCGGTGCGGGTACCCCCGCAGGACGTCCAGCGCTTGAACGCCCGGCCCGAGATCGAGGTGGTGACCACCCCCAGCGTGCGCACCATCTTCTTCTACTTCAACCACACCAAGAAGCCCTTCGATGACATCCGGGTGCGCCGGGCTATCAACCACGCCATCAACAAGGAAGAAATCGTGCGGTTCGTGCTCGGCGGGTTTGGCCGCCCCTCGGACGCCCCCATCAGCCCGGGCATCTTTGGCTACACCAGGGTGGGCACCTACGAGTACAACCCCGAGCTGGCCCGCCAGCTCCTGGCCCAGGCGGGGTATACCGCCCAAAACCCCCTGCGCATCACCATCCACAGCCCCAACGGCCGCTATTTGCAGGACATCCGGGTAACAGAGGCGGTGCAAAGCCAGCTCCGCGCGGTAGGGGTGCAGGCCCAGATCCAGACCCTCGAGTGGGGCGCCTACCTGGCCGCCACCAACCAGCCCCGCGAGCGCAACGAGATCCAGATGGCCATGCTGGGCTGGGGCACCGTGACCGGCGATGCCGACTACGGTCTCTACGGCCTCTTCCACAGCTCGCAGCAGGCCCCCAACGGCTTCAACCGCGGCTTCTACACCAACCCCAGGCTGGACCGCATCCTGGACCAGGCCCGGGTCGCCACCAACCCCCAGGCCCGCCAGCAGCTCTACCGCACCGCCATGCAGATCATCTACAACGACGTGCCCTGGGTCTTCCTGCACTCCGAGCAGCAGGTCACGGCCATCCGCCGTGAGGTGCAGGGCTTCGTGGTGCACCCCACCGAGCGCCTTATTGCCAGCGGGGCCAGCTTCCGCACCTCGGCTGAGCGCTAG
- the nikB gene encoding nickel ABC transporter permease — protein sequence MSTYIVRRLLAVLPTLLGVLLAVFLMVRLAPGDPAQLLAGEFATPEALAEIRQRFGLDQPWHVQLGLYLAKVVQGDLGESVRTRKPVAYELSTYFPNTLQLTLGAMTVALLVGIPAGILAAIRPGTVFDLVAMLGALVGVSMPVFWFGLMAILIFAVQLGWFPVAGTGSLWHLVLPAVTLSTGTTAILARMTRSAMLEVLSQDYIRTARAKGLAGRVVIFKHALRNALIPVVTVAGLQFGTLLEGAVITETVFAWPGIGQLLVGSILARDYPVVQGAVLLIAVAFILINLVVDLLYGAIDPRIRYD from the coding sequence ATGAGCACATACATCGTCCGCCGACTTCTGGCCGTGCTGCCCACCCTGCTCGGGGTCCTTCTGGCCGTGTTCCTGATGGTGCGGCTGGCCCCCGGCGACCCAGCCCAGCTTCTGGCCGGGGAGTTCGCCACGCCTGAGGCCCTGGCCGAGATCCGCCAGCGCTTCGGCCTGGACCAACCCTGGCACGTGCAGCTCGGGCTGTACCTGGCCAAGGTGGTCCAGGGCGACCTGGGCGAGTCGGTACGCACGCGCAAGCCTGTTGCCTACGAGCTTTCCACCTACTTTCCCAACACCCTACAGCTAACCCTGGGGGCCATGACGGTGGCCCTCTTGGTGGGCATTCCCGCCGGCATCCTTGCGGCCATAAGACCCGGCACCGTCTTCGACCTCGTAGCCATGCTGGGGGCCCTCGTCGGGGTCTCCATGCCGGTCTTCTGGTTTGGGCTGATGGCCATCCTGATTTTCGCCGTCCAGCTCGGCTGGTTTCCGGTGGCCGGCACGGGCAGCCTTTGGCATCTGGTGCTACCAGCCGTCACCCTGAGCACCGGCACCACCGCCATCCTGGCCCGCATGACCCGCAGCGCCATGCTCGAGGTGCTCTCGCAGGACTACATCCGCACCGCCCGGGCCAAGGGGCTCGCCGGGCGGGTGGTAATCTTCAAGCACGCCCTGCGCAACGCCCTAATCCCGGTGGTCACCGTCGCCGGGCTGCAGTTCGGCACCCTCCTGGAAGGGGCGGTAATCACCGAGACGGTCTTCGCCTGGCCCGGCATCGGGCAGCTCCTGGTGGGCTCCATCCTGGCCCGCGACTACCCCGTGGTCCAGGGCGCGGTGCTTTTGATTGCGGTGGCCTTCATCCTCATCAACCTGGTGGTCGACCTGCTGTATGGGGCCATCGATCCCCGGATCCGCTATGACTGA
- a CDS encoding ABC transporter permease, which yields MTEPPKRTTPRWRRRLLRSPLALAGLTFIGLFVLVAAFAPFIAPYSPVEQNLRGTYVPPMRVEFRGPNGEPGLWVREVSRTPLGELEVGSELYPLRFLVRGEPWEWWGGLLKSDLHLFGVDGPIKFYLLGADEQGRDILSRLCYGAWISLSIGLIAVAIGLLVGVPVGLFSGYYGGTFDLLAQRVVEVMLSFPGILLAIVLVATLGTGLTNVMIAVGIAAIPVYARLVRGSVLALRDREFVEASRALGSRDLRILFRHILPNALSPIIVQSSLQMAVAILFAAGLGFLGLGARPPEPEWGLMLARGREYLATAPHVATFPGLAIMFVALGFNLLGDALRDALDPRS from the coding sequence ATGACTGAGCCTCCCAAACGCACCACCCCTCGCTGGCGGCGGCGCCTGCTGCGAAGCCCCCTGGCCCTAGCAGGGCTTACCTTTATAGGGCTTTTTGTGCTGGTGGCGGCCTTCGCCCCCTTCATCGCCCCGTATAGCCCGGTGGAGCAGAACCTGCGCGGCACCTACGTGCCCCCCATGCGGGTGGAGTTTCGGGGGCCCAACGGGGAGCCAGGCCTTTGGGTGCGGGAGGTAAGCCGCACCCCCCTGGGGGAGCTCGAGGTGGGCAGCGAGCTCTACCCCCTGCGCTTTCTGGTGAGGGGTGAGCCCTGGGAGTGGTGGGGCGGCCTCCTCAAAAGCGACCTCCACCTCTTCGGGGTCGACGGCCCCATTAAGTTCTACCTGCTGGGGGCCGACGAGCAGGGGCGGGACATCCTGAGCCGGCTCTGCTACGGGGCCTGGATCTCGCTTTCCATCGGGCTGATTGCGGTGGCCATAGGTCTGCTGGTGGGGGTGCCGGTGGGGCTTTTCTCGGGCTACTACGGCGGCACCTTCGACCTCCTGGCGCAGCGGGTGGTAGAGGTGATGCTGTCGTTTCCCGGCATCCTTCTGGCTATTGTGCTCGTCGCCACGCTGGGCACCGGCCTCACCAACGTGATGATTGCGGTAGGCATCGCGGCCATCCCGGTCTACGCCCGGCTGGTGCGGGGCTCGGTGCTGGCTTTGCGCGACCGGGAGTTTGTGGAGGCCAGCCGGGCCCTGGGCAGCCGCGACCTGCGCATCCTCTTCCGCCACATCCTGCCCAACGCCCTCTCCCCCATCATCGTGCAGTCCAGCCTGCAGATGGCGGTGGCCATCCTGTTCGCTGCCGGACTGGGCTTCCTAGGGCTGGGGGCCAGACCCCCCGAGCCCGAGTGGGGCCTGATGCTGGCCCGGGGCCGGGAGTACCTGGCCACCGCCCCCCACGTGGCCACCTTTCCGGGGCTGGCCATCATGTTCGTGGCCCTGGGTTTCAACCTGCTGGGCGATGCTTTGCGGGATGCCCTTGACCCCCGCAGTTGA
- a CDS encoding protease complex subunit PrcB family protein produces MNARWGLLPLSLLILTGCLPQPGERTYRVSEVQLLFSENTERWVYFYGEPQAVLLEGRSLSLTPGTHPSPLSVPEALLVGGEPLYREIGPALPRTARLNRGFPGGQLLLRAERRVQNAWLFEGGWLRLAGPFSENSLQSVVARAGRPQFENLSPAETEAVLAEVLNRRGGRPVVLYEVEAPLPPLRLQPTPTQARTTALAVQYGLESELVLMPPTPPSPRVMLQGSLAAYAEPGPAAYLAASPGQMLSLWRLATGNQLPPPPVPPVDFNQHRVAGFFWGQKPTGGYSLQYVGSQAVGNTLRITLRLSSPAPGAMVTQALTSPFVLLEVPGRFTRVEFLSTDGQVLASAGN; encoded by the coding sequence ATGAACGCGCGTTGGGGCCTCCTACCCCTGAGCCTCCTCATCCTGACGGGCTGCCTCCCCCAGCCAGGCGAGCGGACCTACAGGGTGAGCGAGGTCCAGCTCCTGTTCAGCGAGAACACCGAGCGGTGGGTCTACTTTTACGGCGAGCCCCAGGCCGTCCTCCTGGAAGGGCGCAGCCTGAGCCTGACCCCAGGCACCCACCCAAGCCCCCTCAGCGTGCCCGAGGCCCTGCTGGTGGGAGGCGAGCCGCTTTACCGCGAGATTGGCCCGGCCCTGCCCCGTACAGCCCGGCTCAACCGGGGCTTTCCCGGCGGGCAGCTCCTCCTGCGGGCCGAGCGCCGGGTGCAAAACGCCTGGCTTTTTGAGGGGGGCTGGCTGCGGCTGGCGGGGCCCTTCTCCGAAAACAGCCTCCAGAGCGTGGTTGCCCGGGCCGGCCGCCCCCAGTTTGAAAACCTGAGCCCAGCCGAGACCGAGGCCGTGCTGGCCGAGGTGCTGAACCGTCGGGGTGGGCGCCCGGTGGTGCTCTACGAGGTGGAAGCCCCCCTGCCCCCTCTCCGCCTTCAGCCTACACCCACCCAGGCCCGCACCACCGCCCTGGCGGTGCAGTATGGCCTCGAGAGCGAGCTCGTGCTTATGCCCCCTACCCCCCCCAGCCCCCGGGTAATGCTCCAGGGCAGCCTGGCCGCCTACGCCGAGCCCGGCCCTGCCGCCTACCTGGCCGCCAGCCCGGGCCAGATGCTCTCGCTTTGGCGGCTGGCCACCGGCAACCAGCTACCCCCGCCCCCCGTCCCCCCGGTGGACTTCAACCAGCACCGGGTGGCGGGGTTCTTCTGGGGCCAGAAGCCCACCGGGGGTTACAGCCTGCAGTACGTGGGCAGCCAGGCGGTGGGCAACACCCTGCGCATCACCCTGCGGCTTAGCAGCCCGGCCCCGGGGGCCATGGTGACCCAGGCCCTGACCAGCCCCTTCGTGCTCCTCGAGGTGCCCGGCCGCTTTACCCGGGTGGAGTTCCTGAGCACCGACGGGCAGGTGCTGGCCAGCGCGGGCAACTGA